In Paenibacillus sp. FSL R7-0345, a single window of DNA contains:
- a CDS encoding alpha/beta hydrolase, with translation MRENSFTMTDPLGVNIHVYVWLPEPAAPVRGVVQIAHGMCETAARYTRFASALTAAGYAVYANDHRGHGKTAGKVNLLGDTGENGFYWMRRDLVQLANIARSRHEGLPVFLFAHSMGSFLAQKLMCEEDSDIYAGYILSGTNGPRTMLKAGESLAALQLKLQGERHRSVLLNGIVFGAYNRSFSPIRTAFDWLSSDPQEVDRYIADPFCGAICTTRFFRDFFRLLRDIHCQETLLKLCKDKPVYLFSGAKDPVGMNGQGVLRLAALYKEQGLGDVEYRLYPEGRHEMLNEVNHEEVTADVLDWLVRHLPAESLLLQPAAN, from the coding sequence ATGAGGGAAAACAGCTTTACGATGACCGATCCCTTGGGGGTAAATATCCACGTCTATGTGTGGCTGCCTGAACCGGCGGCTCCGGTCCGGGGTGTTGTGCAGATTGCCCACGGCATGTGCGAGACGGCTGCCCGTTATACACGCTTTGCCTCGGCCCTGACGGCCGCCGGATATGCCGTTTACGCTAATGACCACCGCGGTCACGGTAAAACGGCGGGTAAGGTCAATCTGCTCGGTGACACTGGTGAGAACGGCTTCTACTGGATGCGGCGTGATCTGGTACAGCTTGCGAACATCGCCCGCTCCCGGCATGAGGGCTTGCCGGTCTTCCTGTTTGCCCATAGCATGGGCTCCTTTCTGGCCCAGAAGCTGATGTGCGAGGAAGACAGCGATATCTATGCCGGTTACATTCTCAGCGGCACCAACGGGCCGCGCACCATGCTGAAGGCCGGAGAATCGCTCGCAGCGCTGCAGCTGAAGCTCCAGGGTGAGCGTCACCGTAGCGTGCTGCTGAACGGCATCGTATTCGGAGCCTACAACCGCTCCTTCTCGCCGATCCGGACCGCTTTTGACTGGCTGAGCAGCGATCCGCAGGAAGTGGACCGCTATATCGCCGACCCGTTCTGCGGGGCGATCTGCACCACCCGCTTCTTCCGCGATTTCTTCCGGCTCCTTCGAGACATCCACTGTCAGGAGACGCTGCTCAAGCTGTGCAAGGATAAACCGGTCTATCTGTTCTCCGGTGCCAAAGATCCGGTTGGCATGAACGGCCAGGGTGTGCTGCGCCTGGCCGCACTTTACAAAGAGCAAGGCCTCGGCGATGTGGAATACCGCCTGTACCCGGAAGGGCGTCATGAAATGCTGAACGAGGTCAACCACGAGGAAGTCACCGCAGACGTGCTGGATTGGCTGGTGCGCCACCTTCCGGCAGAGTCTCTTCTGCTTCAGCCGGCGGCGAATTGA
- a CDS encoding type I phosphomannose isomerase catalytic subunit produces MTKPYPLKFQPEFKERVWGGRALEKFGLELPEGHIGEGWMIADHPNGVSSVINGELAGQGLDQIREQFGKEWFGSKGITEDGTRFPLLIKLLDCNDNLSVQVHPTDDYEGLPKGELGKTEMWYVLDANPGAKIIYGLKENVTRESLKAALENGTVMDTMQEITVSAGDAFYIPAGTVHALCAGVVVAEIQQNSDTTYRIYDYDRPGLDGKPRELHIEDSLNVTAYAGAGATSMKTDSAVAGEWLQIASSPYFIVEKGIVNGEWNLATTPDSFTILVICEGSGHLTWEGGSQPYAAGECYLLPSTLGAYGIEGHSTVLRSYLP; encoded by the coding sequence ATGACAAAACCATATCCACTCAAGTTTCAGCCGGAGTTTAAAGAACGCGTGTGGGGCGGCCGTGCCCTGGAGAAATTTGGCCTCGAGCTGCCGGAAGGCCATATCGGGGAAGGCTGGATGATCGCTGACCATCCGAACGGTGTTTCCTCGGTTATTAACGGCGAATTGGCCGGACAAGGCCTCGATCAGATCCGCGAACAATTCGGCAAGGAATGGTTCGGCAGCAAAGGCATTACAGAAGACGGCACCCGTTTTCCGCTGCTGATCAAGCTGCTTGACTGCAACGACAACTTGTCAGTACAGGTACACCCTACTGATGATTACGAAGGATTGCCGAAGGGCGAACTGGGCAAAACAGAAATGTGGTATGTGCTCGATGCCAATCCCGGTGCCAAAATCATCTACGGCCTGAAGGAAAATGTCACCCGCGAGAGCCTGAAGGCTGCGCTGGAAAACGGCACCGTAATGGATACCATGCAGGAAATCACGGTTTCCGCAGGAGATGCTTTTTACATTCCTGCCGGTACTGTACATGCCCTTTGTGCGGGAGTCGTTGTAGCCGAGATCCAGCAGAACTCAGATACTACATACCGCATTTACGACTACGACCGCCCGGGCCTTGACGGCAAGCCGCGTGAGCTGCATATTGAGGACTCGCTGAATGTTACCGCCTATGCGGGCGCTGGCGCCACTTCTATGAAAACAGACAGTGCCGTAGCCGGAGAATGGCTGCAGATTGCCTCCTCCCCTTACTTTATCGTTGAAAAAGGGATTGTAAACGGCGAATGGAATCTCGCTACAACCCCGGATAGCTTCACCATTCTGGTCATCTGCGAAGGCAGCGGCCATCTCACTTGGGAAGGCGGCTCCCAGCCTTATGCCGCAGGGGAATGCTACCTGCTGCCGTCTACGCTCGGCGCCTATGGTATTGAAGGACATTCCACTGTACTGCGCTCTTATTTGCCATAG
- a CDS encoding VOC family protein, with translation MAVSKMEHIGIKVAQLEQSLAFYQEVIGLSLQDIIGKPGDGLRLAFLSFPGQASVEIELIERVWTGLPDEGKVSHVAFTVTGIESEHSRIAALQLSGLTDINTLGNGSRYFFFDGPDGEKLEFFESTRSK, from the coding sequence ATGGCAGTAAGCAAAATGGAGCACATCGGCATTAAGGTAGCACAGCTCGAGCAGTCCCTTGCATTTTACCAGGAAGTAATCGGCCTCTCCCTGCAGGATATTATCGGTAAGCCTGGCGACGGTTTGCGCCTCGCCTTCCTGAGCTTTCCGGGCCAGGCCAGTGTAGAGATCGAGCTGATCGAACGGGTATGGACCGGGCTGCCGGACGAAGGCAAGGTCAGCCATGTCGCCTTTACCGTCACCGGCATTGAGTCTGAGCACAGCCGGATTGCCGCGCTGCAGCTGTCCGGACTAACGGATATCAACACGCTGGGGAACGGCAGCCGCTATTTCTTTTTTGACGGGCCGGATGGAGAGAAGCTGGAGTTCTTTGAGTCCACACGCAGTAAATAG
- a CDS encoding class I SAM-dependent methyltransferase, whose translation MGFLSVLSFAHKLTAERLASGGLAIDATVGTGADTLFLARCAGLRGGVYGFDIQPAALALAEERLRLAREEAPAALAPVTLLARSHAAMVEAVPTQWHGKVSAVMFNLGYLPAGDADKTIITETASTLAALDAALTLLRPGGIITAVLYPGHDGGDREAAAVEAWAAGLPQRLAQSIIYRQLQRAAAPYVIAVEKKKGAEIQDGSKQNGAHRH comes from the coding sequence ATGGGCTTCCTGTCCGTGCTCAGCTTTGCCCACAAATTAACGGCGGAGCGCCTGGCTTCCGGCGGACTGGCTATTGACGCCACCGTGGGCACCGGTGCGGATACGCTGTTTCTCGCGAGATGCGCGGGGCTGCGCGGCGGGGTGTACGGGTTTGACATCCAGCCTGCGGCGCTTGCGCTTGCGGAGGAGCGCCTGCGGCTGGCCCGGGAGGAAGCGCCGGCTGCGCTTGCTCCCGTAACGCTGCTTGCGCGCAGCCACGCAGCGATGGTTGAAGCCGTGCCGACGCAGTGGCACGGAAAGGTCTCGGCGGTGATGTTCAATCTCGGCTATCTGCCGGCAGGCGATGCCGATAAGACCATCATCACCGAGACCGCGAGCACGCTGGCTGCGCTGGATGCCGCCCTGACGCTGCTGCGTCCGGGCGGCATCATTACAGCCGTGCTCTACCCCGGCCACGACGGCGGCGACCGCGAAGCCGCCGCTGTGGAGGCCTGGGCCGCGGGCCTGCCCCAGCGCCTTGCGCAGAGCATCATTTACCGCCAGCTGCAGCGTGCGGCCGCCCCGTATGTCATTGCAGTTGAGAAGAAAAAAGGAGCTGAAATCCAGGATGGCAGTAAGCAAAATGGAGCACATCGGCATTAA